A segment of the Halovivax limisalsi genome:
GCGACGAGCATCGCCAGGTTCAACAGGGAGAGGACCTTTCCGAGGTGTTCGTTCGGAATCGATCGCTGCACGTACGTCCGGATCGGAATCTTGACGTAAATCGTGAAGACGCCGGAGAGCAGAAACAACCCGGCGGCGACGAGCAGCGACGGCCCGACCAGCGGCGGGAGCAACGCCATGGCAACCAGGGCGATCCCGGAGAAGATCGTTCCCAGCGTGATCTGACGTCCCCGACTCAGCGACAGGTCCGTCGTACTGAGGAGGACGCCACCGAGCAGCATCCCGACGAAGAAGGCGGCGTACAGGGCACCGAACACCGCGCTGCTCGGCGCGGCGATCGACTCGATGTAGAACGGGATGACGATCCCGATCGGACCGATCGCGAACGAACTGACGACCGAGAGCGCGATGATCGGCGGCAGATAGACGTTCGTTTTGAGGAGCTCGAGCGCCCGCCTGAACTCCGCGAGCGAGGCCACTGACCGGGTAGTGCGACCCTCCGGAGCGGCGGTTTCGTCGGCCAGCTCGCCGGCGCGGCGACTCGCGTTCGGGATGGCAAACAGCACGCACGCGGCGAGGAAGAACGTCGCAGCGTCGATCGAAAACGCTACCATCGGCCCGAGGACGCCCACGACCACCCCGGCGACCGCGTAGAGTACCTGGCTCCCGTTCCGTGAGACGTACGCGATCGAGTTCGCCGTATCCAGTTCCGCCCGCGGAACGAGTTCGGGGATGAGCGCGTTCTTCGCGGGCCCGAAGAACGCCTCGGCCACCCCGGAAACGACGGCGACGCCGACGAGCAGCGTGAGCAATCCGTTGGCGGCACCGAGCAGCGGAATCACCCCGACCGCCCCACCGCGGACGAGGTGGCTCACGACCAGGATCCAGCGGCGATCGACCTGGTCGACGATCGCGCCCGCAGGAACGGTCGCGGCCGCGGCGGAACACACGCTCGCGAAGGTGACGACCGACACCGCGAGCGGATCGCCCGTCTGCTCGTAGACGAGCCAGATGAGCGCGATCTCGTACAGTCGATCGCCGAGGCTGGAGACGACCTGTGCGAGCCACAGCGCCAGGAACCCGCGGCGCCTGAGGGGACCCGGTATCCTCAACATGGTCTCGCTCTCCGTCGGCGGCGATCGTTCGACCGCCGCGGGATGGTTCGAACGTGTCGACCGTCGGTCGGCCGTTCCGCCGCGCCGGACCGACGCCATCGTGGGAGATACCCGCACGGGAATCGATCGCCCGGCGCTCGAATCGGATCGGCGCGCGCTGGATTCGGGCCGATCGTGCGATTCGACTCGGGCGTCTCCCGGTGGGCTCGCCCTGCGGGCGACCGGAGCGTCCGGACGGCGTCGATCATGGGTACGGGTGCGGCTTCGTCGTCACGTCCCCGTCGCGGACGCGCGGATGGTTCGCGTGGGGGAGCGAGGGCAACGAGAGCGGAATCAGTTCGGGAATGTAGACGGAGACGACGTGCGCACCGGCGCGGCGGACGTCGGGCGTCGTCAGGTCGATCGCGATCGGCGTTACCTCGCGGGCCCGGCAGCGCTCCAGCACCCACCGAAGTTCCGCGGCCGGCTCCTCGGACGCTTCGGTGGTGTCCGGCTCGACCGTCGGTCCGTCGAACAGGAAGCCGAGATCGTCGAAGTGGTCGGGCAACGCGTACCGTAGGACGTTCTCCGAGAGATTGTCGATGGGACGATCCGCGAGCGCCGCGGCCTCGCCGTCGAACTCGCGAGCCAGGTGGCGAGCGTACGGTCGACACTGGATGGCTTCGGACAGCGCGTCTACCAGTGCGGCCCGATACGTCCTCGCGGCGCCGCCACCGATGACGAACTTCGGGACGCGGTCGCGCCGGTCGACGACGGCACAGCAGACGACGGGAATCGACAGCGGACTCGACGGTGCGAAGAAACGAATCTCGAGCGGCGACGACTCGATCCGGTTGGACACGTCGCCGTCGAGTACCTGGTCGCCGTCGACGGACAGCTGCGGCGGCGGCTGCTGTCGATACCAGGTTCGCATGACCGCGTCGCGTTCGATGTACTCGTACAGGCCACCGAGCAGGGCGGTCGTCCGGGACGGTCCGCCCGCGGTTCCGTTCGTCGTGGCGATGTAAGGCGAGGGATAGCGAGATGGCACGGTGTAACAGAGCAATTGCGCCGGTGCGAGGACGTCCGCACCGGTCAGGAGATTCCTCGCCCGACACCACGCCATCGCCTCCTCGGGCCCGATCGGACCGAGCGACTCGTGGCGATCGAGTTGCTCGTCGGTGAAGAGGTCGGCGCACTCGAACGGGACGACCCGGGTCGAACCCGCTCGCAGCTCCCGGTGGGTCGCGACCTGTAGCCGGTCGGTCGGTTCGAAGAGGAGGCAGTATCGTTCGACGGCCTCGCCGAGACAGCTTCGAAGACTGTCCGCTACCGTTCGACCCTTCCCGCAGATACCCAGTTCGACCGATCCGTCACGGTCGCTCAACCGGTCGTACGACGCGAGGGTGGCGTCCGTCTTGACCGCCTGGAAGCCGCCCCTGGTGGGCTGCAGCGGGTGAAGGGACCGGACGAGACCCGTCCGGCTGCCCAGGAACGGACGGAGATCGGCCGGGATACGATCGATTCGGCTCATTGTTCCGGTTCCCAGACGTCCTCGAGTTCGACGAAGCGCTGGTGGCCCAGTTCCACCCGGCTGCAACACGGACAGCGCGGGAGCTTCAACACGTCGTTGGACTCGATCGACCACTCGAAGAAGTCGAACGTGAGTTGACTGCCGACCGTCAGCCCGGCCCCCGACAGGAGGTAATTGAGACACGCGAGCGTCGCGTAGCTCGCGATGATACGCTCGAACGCTTCGAGCGGCCCGGTCTCGGGGTCGGCGCCGCCGGACAGGTACGCGTCGAAGCGATCCGGATCGCTCGCGTTCGCGCGGAGGCGCGTTCGATAGCAATCGTAACAGGCCGTCTGGTTCGGAACGATCGTCGGCCCAACCGTGCCCGCGGTCCGGTCGATCGTCGCGACCAGCAGGGGCGTCTCCGCCTCGACCGCGAACTCGTTTACCTCCCGCAACCGAGCGTCGCCGGGCAGCCGTTCCAGCGCCACGACGAACCCCGCTCGCTCGACTTCGTCTGCCAGCGGGTCGGTCGCGGGAGCGAGACCGTCATCGCGGTCCAGCGCGTTCGCCGCCGCCCCCGAGGCGCGCACGTTCGACACGCCGTAGTCTCGAAGATCGTTCAGCACGTACGCACCCGGCCGTTCGGGGCCGATGACCAGGACCGTCGCCTCGATACCGTCGCGCGCACGTTCTTCGAGCATCGTCGGTTTCAGCGCAGCGTAGCCGACGACCGACGGACGCTCGACCGACGCCCCGTCGAGCACGAGATTCCGGTCGTATAACGCCTCGATCGCGGACCTGAGTGCATCCACGTCGTCGTACTCGAGCTCGCGAGCGATGTTCTCGACGCGCCTCGTGCCGTCGAGCAGCACCGGAAGTTTCGCCAGCACCCGCTCGTCGTCCTCGTCGCGTAGCGTGTACGACGGACCGTTCATCGGATTCGCGACCAGATGGAGGGTTCGTCCGTCCCGGCACAGCGGCGTCACCGTCGGGTTCAAAAGCGGTCGTTCCGGACAGTCGCGATCCGGCCCCTCGGAATCCGGCGCCTCAGGCATCTCGCTCACCGTCCGTGCGGGGCCCGAAGACCAGACTGTAGAGCGCCGCCTCCGTCACGCCGTCGAGGCCAAGCAGTTCGTTGAGGCGCCGATCGTGGAAACTCCCGAGCGGGACGGAGCCGAGACCGAGTGCGGTTCCGACCAGCTGGAGATTCTGGGCGACGTGACCGGACTCCTGGAGGACGAACCGGTATCCTCGGGGTCCGTACTTGGCTTTCGATCGCCAGAATGCGCCCGTCAGGACGATCATCGCCCCCGCTTCGGTGACGTCGACCACCGACTTCGGCGACATCACCGTCTTCGAGAGGGTTCGATCGAACGATTCCCCGGCCGGGTCGAGCAGGCGGAGGCCGTGCTCGCGGTGATCGTAGTGGTACACGCCGGGGTCGACGTCCGCGCAGTTTCGGATGGCGAGGTAGACCTCCACCGGGTAGAGTGCGCCGCCAGACGGATAGGTTCGAAACCGCTGTCGGACGTCCTCCAGCCCGTCGAACGCGAGCTTCTCCGTGCGCGACGTTCCGCACGCGTGGGCGAGAAGCGTCGAGAGCGTTTCGGCCCGCAGCGGCGCGTCGGCGAACGCCCGGTGACTCGCTCGCTCGCGCAAGGCTCGAGACAGCGATCGATCGAGGGAGTCGGCCGGGTCCGGGAGCGAACGGAGTGGCCCGTGGCGATACGTCGGATTGATCTGTGACTGCAGCCACCGGAATTCGTCGGCGCTCAGGCGCGCACTGGACGCCGTGAGCTTGCGCTCGAGTTCGTCGGTGTACTTCGTGTTCTCGTGAAACAGCTCGGCGACGTCGCCCGCCGGCCCGGGCTCGCCGGATCGGAACTGATCGATGTATGGTACGTCCTCGAGCGGACGACTCGTCGGGGCGACGCGCTTTGCCGACAGCGACCTCGCGGCCGAATGAACGTCCATGCTATCAG
Coding sequences within it:
- a CDS encoding MFS transporter, with the translated sequence MLRIPGPLRRRGFLALWLAQVVSSLGDRLYEIALIWLVYEQTGDPLAVSVVTFASVCSAAAATVPAGAIVDQVDRRWILVVSHLVRGGAVGVIPLLGAANGLLTLLVGVAVVSGVAEAFFGPAKNALIPELVPRAELDTANSIAYVSRNGSQVLYAVAGVVVGVLGPMVAFSIDAATFFLAACVLFAIPNASRRAGELADETAAPEGRTTRSVASLAEFRRALELLKTNVYLPPIIALSVVSSFAIGPIGIVIPFYIESIAAPSSAVFGALYAAFFVGMLLGGVLLSTTDLSLSRGRQITLGTIFSGIALVAMALLPPLVGPSLLVAAGLFLLSGVFTIYVKIPIRTYVQRSIPNEHLGKVLSLLNLAMLVAPPTSIVVAGVLLETAGPIVVLAGIGGLVTVAGLASLATPLWRAGEPGATSPSGVARADE
- a CDS encoding SagB/ThcOx family dehydrogenase, yielding MDVHSAARSLSAKRVAPTSRPLEDVPYIDQFRSGEPGPAGDVAELFHENTKYTDELERKLTASSARLSADEFRWLQSQINPTYRHGPLRSLPDPADSLDRSLSRALRERASHRAFADAPLRAETLSTLLAHACGTSRTEKLAFDGLEDVRQRFRTYPSGGALYPVEVYLAIRNCADVDPGVYHYDHREHGLRLLDPAGESFDRTLSKTVMSPKSVVDVTEAGAMIVLTGAFWRSKAKYGPRGYRFVLQESGHVAQNLQLVGTALGLGSVPLGSFHDRRLNELLGLDGVTEAALYSLVFGPRTDGERDA
- a CDS encoding YcaO-like family protein — its product is MSRIDRIPADLRPFLGSRTGLVRSLHPLQPTRGGFQAVKTDATLASYDRLSDRDGSVELGICGKGRTVADSLRSCLGEAVERYCLLFEPTDRLQVATHRELRAGSTRVVPFECADLFTDEQLDRHESLGPIGPEEAMAWCRARNLLTGADVLAPAQLLCYTVPSRYPSPYIATTNGTAGGPSRTTALLGGLYEYIERDAVMRTWYRQQPPPQLSVDGDQVLDGDVSNRIESSPLEIRFFAPSSPLSIPVVCCAVVDRRDRVPKFVIGGGAARTYRAALVDALSEAIQCRPYARHLAREFDGEAAALADRPIDNLSENVLRYALPDHFDDLGFLFDGPTVEPDTTEASEEPAAELRWVLERCRAREVTPIAIDLTTPDVRRAGAHVVSVYIPELIPLSLPSLPHANHPRVRDGDVTTKPHPYP
- a CDS encoding TOMM precursor leader peptide-binding protein — encoded protein: MPEAPDSEGPDRDCPERPLLNPTVTPLCRDGRTLHLVANPMNGPSYTLRDEDDERVLAKLPVLLDGTRRVENIARELEYDDVDALRSAIEALYDRNLVLDGASVERPSVVGYAALKPTMLEERARDGIEATVLVIGPERPGAYVLNDLRDYGVSNVRASGAAANALDRDDGLAPATDPLADEVERAGFVVALERLPGDARLREVNEFAVEAETPLLVATIDRTAGTVGPTIVPNQTACYDCYRTRLRANASDPDRFDAYLSGGADPETGPLEAFERIIASYATLACLNYLLSGAGLTVGSQLTFDFFEWSIESNDVLKLPRCPCCSRVELGHQRFVELEDVWEPEQ